The Clostridium beijerinckii genomic sequence TCATAGGTCACCCAACCTTTTTGCATTACCCCATGATCATCCATAAGGTACCATTTACCCTTATATTGTGCCCAAGCTGTTTGCATTTCTCCAAAGTTATTAAAGTAATACCATTTTCCATCGTAAGTAGCCCATGTATTAACCCTCATAGCTCCATTAGCTTCAAGGTAATACCAATATCCTTTGTCATAAAACCAACCTGTTTGCATAATACCATCTTTATTTAAATAGTACCAATTACCAGAATCCTGTATCCATCCAGTTTGCATATACCCGTTTATGTCTAGGAAATACCATTGATTGTCATACTTAACCCACTGATTTTTAATTTGCATACCAGCTGCATTATAGAATGTCCAATTTCCTCCAACAAGTACCCACTGGTTAGTTCCTTCTATATCTCCTCTAATTACACTTAGCTTATAAGTAGTCGTTGTTTTTCCATCTTCAGCAGTTACTTCAACAACTACAAGATTTGCTCCTATATCAAGTTTTATGTAATCAGATTGTCCATTAGTATACTCTTTACCATTTATCTTAATCTTTGCTTTGTCATTTTGTGAAGTATACATAACTCTTACTTTTTCAATATTTCTAGCAACTTTAACACTGTATAGATAAGTCTCAGGATCAAATTTTGGTGACATTGTTCCGTCTGTTACAGAAAGACTCGCTAAATTCACATTGTCTTTTGGATATCTTCTTGTAATATTTAATACATATGTATTGCTATTTCCTTTAGAATCTGTAACTTTTACATTTATAGTATTTCCACCTTCATCCAAGCTTATATAAGGTGAAGTTGCGCCGCTAGGTACTTTCTTTCCATTAACCGTAATTGTCGCATTAACATCCTCTGCTGTTGGAGTAACCCCTATTGATGTAACACTATTATCGACGGTTCCTGAATATTCATATATTCCTTTATTAAAAGCAGGAGTTAGAGTTCCTGATGTCAGTGTCAACCCAGTAAGCTGAGAACTTCTAAATAAAGCTGTACGGGTAACTTTAATATTATATGTACTTGTATCACCATCCTTAGTTGTAAGGATAACTTCAACATCATTTTCTCCTTCATCTAGCTTTATGCTTTGGCTCTTACTTCCACTTTTTACAGTCACACCATTGACTTTAATAGTAGATGAATTATCTACAGCTATTGGTGTAAATGCAATTGTTGTTTGAGTAGTTGTTACTTGAACTGTATAGTCATACGTATTTGAATTGAATGCTGGAGATAAAGTACCTGCTGACGGCACTAATGACTGTAATTTTGCCTCTCCTTTTTTAGTTATAATCAACTTATATTGTCTAGAGATATTTTGGGTTGTCACACCTATACTTATAACATTATCTCCACCAGTTAAGTTTACAGTCGCCTCTGCAGCACTACTACCGCCATTAATAGAAAAATTCATTGGCGTATTATTATTGTCAAACAACTGAACTTTCGCCATTTTAACATCAGAATTTATATCAGAAATATGATAGTTTCCATTTGCATCTG encodes the following:
- a CDS encoding cadherin-like beta sandwich domain-containing protein, which produces MSAKKINLNKITSYLLIFTVFFTLMQTVNLQKASATDETQIKGLQFHIGDVNGKTKNIDGNEKDGYVCEFLPIGQNFTLVADSGYSIVSVQSSSSFMNVKPVANSSGGNDYVVNTITDYSDFTLTVVMKDSSGKQVTYPIRMKFEADSSLSFQSLRVTLDGKITYNLFFTQTDANGNYHISDINSDVKMAKVQLFDNNNTPMNFSINGGSSAAEATVNLTGGDNVISIGVTTQNISRQYKLIITKKGEAKLQSLVPSAGTLSPAFNSNTYDYTVQVTTTQTTIAFTPIAVDNSSTIKVNGVTVKSGSKSQSIKLDEGENDVEVILTTKDGDTSTYNIKVTRTALFRSSQLTGLTLTSGTLTPAFNKGIYEYSGTVDNSVTSIGVTPTAEDVNATITVNGKKVPSGATSPYISLDEGGNTINVKVTDSKGNSNTYVLNITRRYPKDNVNLASLSVTDGTMSPKFDPETYLYSVKVARNIEKVRVMYTSQNDKAKIKINGKEYTNGQSDYIKLDIGANLVVVEVTAEDGKTTTTYKLSVIRGDIEGTNQWVLVGGNWTFYNAAGMQIKNQWVKYDNQWYFLDINGYMQTGWIQDSGNWYYLNKDGIMQTGWFYDKGYWYYLEANGAMRVNTWATYDGKWYYFNNFGEMQTAWAQYKGKWYLMDDHGVMQKGWVTYDRNKYYLNDDGSMRTGWLYNGKSWYYLDDSGIMITGWKNINGKNYYFDAGGVMKTGMLFLDGQWINLNNA